Within the Cryptococcus neoformans var. neoformans B-3501A chromosome 1, whole genome shotgun sequence genome, the region GTATTACATTATTGCAGTCTAGTCGAAAGTAACCTTCTGGCCCTCAGGCTTGACAATACCGCCAGTTCGGGCACCACTACGTTGGAAAGTCAGCGTCAGAATGGACATGCAGATGAGCAAGAGACTCACCCTCGAGGGGGACCGCCACGGCCACGGCCACCGCCCCTACCACCCCGGTCGAAACCACCCCGTCCTCTACCGCCACCTCGGCCACCACCACGGCCGCCGAAGCCACCGCCACCACGACCGCCACCGAAACCACCTCTCTCACCGTTGTCCTGCTTAGGAGGAGCGAAGTCAACCCTAATGGCACGGCCAGCGATCTCGGCACCGTTCATAGCCTTGAGAGCAGCAGAGGCGTCGTCAACGGAAGAGAACTGGACGTAACCGAAACCTTTAGGGGCGCCAGTGTCCCTGTCGGTGGGGAGCCTAACGCTCTGGACGTCACCGTGTTGGCCGAATGCCTCGTAGACCTGGTCCTCGGTAacagagaaagaaagggaacCGATCCAAAGAGTCTCGGCAGGAGGAGATTGCTTGTCGTTGAAGACCCTAGCACGCTTCTCGGCGGCCTCGTTGGGCTTTCGCTGAGTGGCGTAATTAACACGGATGGCACGGCCGTCAATCTCAGAACCGTCCTTCTCAATAGCCTTGGCAGAGGACTCAAGGTCGGCGAATTCCACGTAGCCGAAACCACGAGACTTTTGGGAGTCACGGTCGAAGACGACTCGGGCAGAAACAACTTCACCGCAAGACTCGAACTCGGACTTGAGCCAGTCGTTGTCGACATTCCAAGAGAGCTGGCCGACGAAAACGTTGGTAGTGGCTTCCTCGTCACCGCCATCGGCCCTGGCCTTCTTCGCAGGGGCAATAGACTCTTCCTCGGCCTTTCGCTTGTTCCCTGGGTAATTTTAGCCTGAGTCTAAATCCGAAATAGCATAATATTGGCTTACCGTTCGCCTGGGGCTTagcctcttccttggtctcctccaccttttcgtcctcatcctcagaAGAGTTGGAGTCAGAACCAGAGTCAGAGTCAGAATCGGATTCGGACTGTAAGAACGTCAACAACTTCTCTATTTAAATAAACTGGTAGCGACCTACTTCTTCGTTAACCTCTTTTTTAGTCTCAGTCTTGAATTCTTCCTCGGACTCAGAGTCAGAGTCGGAGGACTCTTCAGTAGAaggctcttcctccttaGCCTAAGCAATGTGTTATTGGCATTCAGAAAAACATGTAGAAGCATAACAAACCTTGGCGGCAGGGGCAGCAGTCTTAGCAGCAGGCTTTTCGTcctcggaagaagaagattcagAGTCGGAAGAGTCCTCCTCAGAGTCCTCAGACTCGGAGGTAGAGCTCTCAGGAGGGGGTGTGGGGGTCTTAGCCTTCTTGgatttcttctccttcttctcctttacATCCTTCTGTAAACTCTGTCAGTATCAAAGGTATGTTATCGCAACAGAGGGAGAAACCGACCTTAGCAGCCTTGGCAGGAGCGGGGGCAGGGACGggcttctcatccttcttgctttttttgtccttcttgtcAACCTTGACGGTGGCAGCAGGAGCAGATTTGGCGGATTTGGCCATTTTATATATAATACTTTACTTTTTgagggtggagatgaaTAAGAAGAAATAGAGGAATAGGTTACCGGCAGGCCTCCAACTTTTGTGCGTCCACCGCGGCGAAAACAGAAATTCTGCACCGGCAATAATAGTCACGTGATCTGCAGGTTTTCGCGGACCTAAAAGACGGACCAAGATGACGTTTTACTGCGGGCCTATTACCCAAGGTGGATTGGCTTCGCATGCCTTTCTCGGCCGATTAGATCCGACCATTTGATGGCCCTGACGTCGGTATctgaggaaaagagagacAAGACGAAAGAGACCACAAGAGACTACACAAGCCTTTCGTTCTCTTTGCTTTTCTTTGTTTCAGACCAAAAATACCCATAATTAAATAATGTTCGCCCGATCAGCCTCTAAGAGTGtcgtctcttctctccgcACCGTCCAGGTCAGTATTCGTCACACACTTGACAGCTGCATGATTAGCGCTGTCTATCTGGAAGACGTGTTGTCGAAAGCTGACCTTTGTTTATTTGAAACTCGCAGGCCCCTGTCGGCGTGAGATACTATGCCTCTGCCTTCAACTCTTCTACTCCCACCTCTGCCTTCGCTGGCAAAAAGGGTGCCGATGTACGTATATAAGTGCCAGCAACAAGTGGAACACAAAAGCTGA harbors:
- a CDS encoding hypothetical protein (Match to ESTs gb|CF189547.1|CF189547, gb|CF189546.1|CF189546; HMMPfam hit to RRM_1, RNA recognition motif. (a.k.a. RRM, RBD, or RNP domain), score: 192.3, E(): 9.7e-55), with product MAKSAKSAPAATVKVDKKDKKSKKDEKPVPAPAPAKAAKSLQKDVKEKKEKKSKKAKTPTPPPESSTSESEDSEEDSSDSESSSSEDEKPAAKTAAPAAKAKEEEPSTEESSDSDSESEEEFKTETKKEVNEESESDSDSDSGSDSNSSEDEDEKVEETKEEAKPQANGNKRKAEEESIAPAKKARADGGDEEATTNVFVGQLSWNVDNDWLKSEFESCGEVVSARVVFDRDSQKSRGFGYVEFADLESSAKAIEKDGSEIDGRAIRVNYATQRKPNEAAEKRARVFNDKQSPPAETLWIGSLSFSVTEDQVYEAFGQHGDVQSVRLPTDRDTGAPKGFGYVQFSSVDDASAALKAMNGAEIAGRAIRVDFAPPKQDNGERGGFGGGRGGGGFGGRGGGRGGGRGRGGFDRGGRGGGRGRGGPPRGGARTGGIVKPEGQKVTFD